A genomic window from Salvelinus namaycush isolate Seneca chromosome 21, SaNama_1.0, whole genome shotgun sequence includes:
- the LOC120066510 gene encoding small VCP/p97-interacting protein-like isoform X1: MGMCLPCLGGPGNDLSTSPDRETRRRELAEAAEKRQKETTYRGVKNPQAVERNKKNKEMEKQEMRPSPPGGGLKVSPHIFNTDYVMSQSACNFKSGR, translated from the exons ATGGGGATGTGCTTACCGTGCCTTGGTGGACCTGGAAACGACTTGTCCACCTCACCAGATCGA GAGACAAGGAGACGTGAGCTGGCAGAGGCCGCTGAGAAGAGGCAGAAAGAG ACAACCTACAGGGGTGTCAAAAACCCCCAAGCAGTTGAGAGAAATAAAAAGaataaggagatggagaaacaaGAGATGAGACCGTCTCCGCCTGGAGGAGGGCTGAAGGTTAGTCCTCATATTTTCAACACAGATTATGTCATGTCACAGTCTGCCTGCAACTTCAAGAG TGGCAGGTAG
- the LOC120066510 gene encoding small VCP/p97-interacting protein-like isoform X2 — protein MGMCLPCLGGPGNDLSTSPDRETRRRELAEAAEKRQKETTYRGVKNPQAVERNKKNKEMEKQEMRPSPPGGGLKWQVG, from the exons ATGGGGATGTGCTTACCGTGCCTTGGTGGACCTGGAAACGACTTGTCCACCTCACCAGATCGA GAGACAAGGAGACGTGAGCTGGCAGAGGCCGCTGAGAAGAGGCAGAAAGAG ACAACCTACAGGGGTGTCAAAAACCCCCAAGCAGTTGAGAGAAATAAAAAGaataaggagatggagaaacaaGAGATGAGACCGTCTCCGCCTGGAGGAGGGCTGAAG TGGCAGGTAGGCTAA